CACTCTCTCATTCTGGATGGAGGCGGGCTATATTGATGAGATATCTGCATTACATACGAGTGGTACTAGGGAGCTTGTTTCCCTTCCTACAGGTAAATCAATTGTTGGTTGCCGTTGGGTTTATGCAGTCAAAATTGGCCCAGATGGTCAAGTTGATCGACTGAAGGCTCGCCTTGTTGCCAAAGGGTATACTCAGATATTTGGGCTAGATTATAGTGACACTTTCGCTCCTGTGGATAAAATAGCATCTGTCCGTCTTTTTCTATCTATGGTTGTCGTTCGTAATTGGCCTCTTCATCAGTTGGACATCAAGAATGCTTTTTTGCATGGTGATCTTGAGGAAGAAGTttatatggagcaaccacctgATTTTGTTGCTTAGGGGGAGTCTAGTATCCTTTTATGTCGATTGTGTAGGTCactctatggtctgaaacagTCTCCTTGAGACTGGTTTGGGAAGTTCAGCACAGTAATTTAGCAATATGACTCGTAGTGGAGCTGATCACTCTGTCTTCTATTGACATTCTACATCAAATTTGTGTATTTATTTAGTTGTTTACGTTGATGATATCGTTATCACTGGCAATGATCAAGATGGTATCACTAATTTGAAGCAACATCTCTTTCAGCATTTTCAGACTAAAGACCTCGGCAAACTCAAGTATTTTCTAGTTATTGAGGTTACTCAATCTAGATCAGGTATTGTTATTTCTCAATGCAAAAATGCCTTAGACATTCTTGAGGAGATAGGAATGACGGGATGTAGACCCATTGACACTGTTATGGATCCAAATGTTAAACTCCTTCCAGGACAAAGGGAATCACTCGATAATCCTGAAAGGTATAGACGACTGGTTGGAAAGTTGAATTATCTCACAGTGACTAGACCTAACATCTCTTTTCCTGTGAGTGTTGCAAGTCAGTTTATGACTTCTCCTTGTGATAGTCATTGGGATGCAGTTATTCGTATTCTGTGATATATAAAGTCAGCTCCCGGTAAAGGACTACTCTTCGAGGATCATGGCAATGAGCATATCATCGGATATACAAATGTTGATTGGGCAGGATCGCCCTCTAATAGATGTTCAACATCCGGATATTGTGTTTAAGTAGAAGGTAATTTGGTGTCGTTGAAGAGTAAGAAACAGAGTGTGGTTGCTCGATCTAGTGCAGAAGCAGAATATCGAGCAATGGTTGTAGCAACTTGTGAGCTAGTTTGGATCAAACAGTTGCTAAGAGAACTAAAATTTGGAGAAACCGGTCATATAGAACTTGTGTGTGATAATCAAGTAGCCCAATCGCATCAAATCCAGTTTTTTATGAgaggactaagcacattgagattgattgttacTTTGTCAGAGAAAAGATACACTTAGGAGATATTGTTACCACATTTGTGAAGTCAAGTGATCAACTTGCAGATATCTTTACCAAGTCTCTCACCGGTCCtcgtattaattatatttgtaacaAGCTAGATACATATAATTTGTGTGCaccagcttgagggggagtgttagaataggaataggtgtaCACAATTCTACATAGAATAGGAAAAGGTgtacacaatcctacttagaataggaatagaaatatgaatagtttatagtatccaacttggaaaaggattgttttataatgtctataaatagggtctttgtgtaatattgttcttacacaattcaataatatttttctcctatatttctcacaggTAGGATGGTCAAGGGTGGGGATTGGGGCTATTCGGTGGGTGGGAGGAGACAATGAACTTAGAATGTCACTTATGGAACTTGATTTCCCTACTTTCATTAGAGAAGGCATTTTCCCCATTTTAAAGGAGCTTGATTTTTTAGAGAAAATGTTTCGAAAACATTttgaccaaccaaacatgagaaaattggaaaacctCCATACCAAACACTCGCATCTGGTTTTGATTTTGAGTGTCTATAAAAAGGTTCGTGAAGGGAGATCGCAATATATAATTGTTTAGTAAGAGAATATAAACAGTTAAACTTCACTGCGGGCATTGGTGAAGTTTTATTGCGATAACCTGGGATATTGGATGCTTGGATAGTCAGGAAATATTGCACCTTCGAATTGCTATCAGGCTGAACTGCTGGTTCACTTCTACGGCCTCAAACTAGCCCATCAACAGAACCTTACCCCTCTCCAATAAATCTTGATGCACAGAAGGTCATCACTAGCATAATGTCTCAACATATAGCTCACTCATCACTTTTTAAACTATTGCAGATACTTGCACGGATTGCTAACTGATTCCTTGATGGAGCATGTCTAGAGGAAACAAAATTGGGTAGCACACAAGCTGGAAGAATATGGATGCGAAGAGGTGAACGACAACTCCATCATTGTGTTTGAAGACTCTCCACTTTTTGTCAAGGACGCACTGCAGGAAGCTATCAATGGGAAAGAATATCTTCTTCAAGGAATAGCCAACCCCAACCTTTTCCCCCTTGTAATGACTTTTCACAAAGTCGCCCCTCCCATATCCCTTTTTGTACTGACTTGCATACGAGTCCCTCCTTTTTGTATCACACAACACTCCATGTACTTTGGTAGTTTATTAATATAATCATTTGTTTGGACCAAAAAGAACGTAGGTAGATACACTCAAAGATTTCAGACCATGAGAACCTAGTTCACCACACCCAAAAGTCAGCTAGTGGTAGACCACCAGTACTGGAAGGAATAGATGGCAAACTTAATGTTCCAACACTAGtaaattcataattaatatttattcaGGCATATGGAAATaaagcatatatatgtattcttTAACGATTGGTACCTGTAATGGTTTCATAACTTTAGACACCTGATTATCAGATTTATCAACAACCTCTTGCGCTTGCAGCTCCATAGAATCTCGAATAAGTTGACTTAGAAAAGTTACATCATCAGACATGATACCAAACCCTTTTAGAAGTTTAGAGCCAAGCTGTAAGCTTGTCTGCAGAAAAATATATAGGGCATGATCAGAATTaacataaagaaaaaaagaagaattgcCATGGCTTTACCTCTGCACTTTCAAGAATGGCATCTGTTGCTCCAACTTTCTTCAGATCTAATAAATGCATCACATCCTGAGCTCGTGCATATATTGGTACCTGTAAAATTGATATTCAGTCGAGAAATAGCAAAGGTCAGAATTGATGACCCTGAACCTGACACTATGATGAGTCATAAGAACCCAGATGTATTTAATGTATCCAACACCAGCGATGCACAAGAATAGTTACAGCTTTGTACTTTTCATCTATGTAAAGTTTTTTTATCCATTTTGAATTGGATTATCCTCTTCAATTTTGTAAAATTGAACCTTTTCCCTAAATTCTCCATTGCAGCCCGATATACACAAGAAGGGATGGGGGGAAAGTACCGCTGGAAAGGCTAGTCGAATTCTCTGGACAGCTTCTGTGGTCCTTTCTTTTCCTCTGTACATGACCATGACTGCTTTCGGAGAAGATATACCAGCAGACTGCAGGACTGCAGGACGTGAACCATCACCATAAATAACAGGAAAACCAAGTTTTGTAGAAGCCTGTTGCAGTGACATGGACAAAATATCACTAACCAGTTCCTTTGGTTTTCCAACAAGAACATGCAATGTTGCAATTGCACACAACTTAATCTATGAAATAAAGTAACCTTTACAACAGAAGGATCTAGATCAAAAGCAACATATTGCAACTCCTCCCCATCACTCGAAGCTAGTGGTGTTGATAATAAATTGGCAAGGACCTATATGAAGATAGAAAAACAAACCATCAGAAAGATAAAGCAGGGCTTCTTCCTAAGCAACAGCGATCCACAATTGCATTACCTGACCCATTTGGCCAAATCCAAGGATGACTACTGGTTCACTCAGATCAAAGTTTTCCATTTCAGCAGTTCTCTGAGATGATCAAGAATTACATTAGTAGTTATAAGAACAATTAACTTCTGATTCACGTTGGTCAGAGACTCCAAGAGCTTGAGGACCTCAGATAATAACTCTGCTCTATTTCAAATCACCTCAGGAGAAAGAGACAGCAAAGCATATTTTTTATCCTGAACAGATGAGGCAATCAAATATTATACTAGACTATATGTGACACACAGGAATTTCAACAAAGTTTCGTCCTACATGTTTACTGAAAACTAAAATACAGTTTATCCGTTGCTAGGGTAATCTCAATGTTCATATGTGAAATTTTAAGATTCAGAGAGATGAAGAAATGAGATAAAATTCAAAGAGGGAGATATTGCTCATGGATAAATCAATTTCATTACATTCCCTCATATTCCAGGGACTGGTAAAAGACTTACATCCTCATTGTCAAACTTCTCACCAACAAACTCAGAAGCTCTTCGTCCAATTTCATTAAGTAACGGAGTCAGTGCCATAGATAGTACAACAACAATGATAAGTAGTTTATTCAGCTCGAGTGGCAGCACTCCTAGCCTACAGTAAAATGGTTGTATTATCAGTTGAAGAAAATTATTCTATTTCACAGAACTTCAGATGGAACTCACCTATTCGCTAGGGAAAAGACAACAAATCCAAATTCTCCTCCTTGAGAAAGAAGAAATCCAATTCTCACACTCTCCTGAAGGGATAGTCCAACTCGAGGACCTATTGCCGTTATGATCAATGTCTTGATAACAATCAGACCAGCCAACAGAGAAAGCACATTTGGCCACTCCCGGAAAAGAAGCTGGCATGAGGTTAAGAATTATGTGCAATTAGAGAAAGGGTTAAAGACCCACAAAGAGTGCATACTACACAACGTAATGAAGGTCATACTTGAGAATACCTGCATATCAATAGAAGTTCCAGTAGTCACAAAAAATAAACCAAGAAGTAATCCTCTGAATGGCCTTATATCAGCTTCAATCTGAGTACGGAAATTTGTTTCTGCAAGCAGAGCCCCAGCTAAAAATGCTCCAAGCTGCACCATGGGATAAATATCAAATGATGGACTCAACTCCTCTCTGGGTCAATTGATATTACTTTTTCAGAGGTGTATCTGACCGTGTCACTAAAGCCCAACTTCTGCGTTAATAGTGATGTTCCTGCAACAGTCAAAAGACAAAGTGCAACAAAAGCTTCCGAACTTCTTGTTTCTGCAACAACCTATTACCGATAAAAACAATCTATTGATTCAGCTGTAAAAATACAAGTGTATTTATTCACTGTGCCTATATTCTCCCCTAATTTATATGTTATTCTTGGCCAAAGAACAATGATGAGCACCTCAAAAACTCGCCTCCATATGTATTTCCCTCCAAAAGAAAGCAACCCCAGTCCACCTAAAGCCTTCAGACTTTCTTTTGCAAGCATTGGCCAAATACTTTCTTCTATCAGATTCTGCAGAGATTTGAAGataaaataattctaataaCAGTCATAAACACATACAGCAGCAAGGATAGAAACAAAAAATGGCATGTCCGTTAGCTTGATCCCACATCTGTGTAAAATATTTGCGAAATTACCTTATGTACCCCATCCAAGGAAATTTTGACAAAGTTGGGGAACTAATTTATCTAATAGAGAGTCATTGACAACTCTTGCAAAATAATTTATCTAATAGAGACTCATTGATAACTCTTGCAGTTTAACATATCGTCCATGATGAGATATTTTGACCTCTCATACTTAAAGGGAGAAAACCTATCTAAGTAGTTAAAATAATGATGCTTAGAGACAGATTTTAAGCATAATATTTTCAAACTAACTGCTCAAAGAAAATTTATAAACATTCGAAATTTCCAAGCTCCACGTACCTGGGTCTCCAGCACCGGTAGAATGACTAAAAGAGGCACAACAGCAATATCCTGTGTATATCAAGAAGCACAGAACAAATGAGGAAAGATTAATGGGCAGCATATTCCCTGGCTACTCACACCATTGTCCCTGAATATAATGCAGAAAGGGAAATAAGACCTTTTCACCATTCTAAATGTAAGTGAGGTACGTAAGAGGATTTAAATGTCAAACTTGTAGACCTATTAGAACTATCAAAAGTTCTAGCTCCCTGTTTACTAGGTCTCCATTTTCCTTTTCACTCCCCCTTATAGGGAGGATGTTGAGAATATTGTCATAAAGTTGGAATGAGTCTGATCAGATATATGAATATACAGTGGAGCAGAATTTTGACATCCAAGGCAGATTCATAATCATCAGTGCGGAACAAGGAGTTCAGAGGAGTAGTATTATCATTCCGGAACTCTCACATAATGTGGGCTGGGTTGATGTTTAAAGAGATTATTTCACAGAAAAGGCCAGACAACTACATGGTAACCCACCAGGGAGTTATTCAGAGACAGTCTAGCCAAAGGGGTTGACGGAAGAAGACCTGGGGTGAAAAGCAATCAGTAAATTATATGTGGTCTCCAACATTACTAAACAGAGGTCGGAATCTCTTCAAAACTGTTTGGTAGACAACTTTGTAGATCTTAGCAGAGAAATCCCAACATGCTCAGATGTAACTAGATAGggacaatttttttataaaaaaaataaataaacaagatagGTACAGAATATTTGGGAAGTATCTGGAGGGTCAGTGTATTTGAAATGAATGAGTTCAATttcctatccgaattcccatcAAAGGAGGAGGCACAAAGTGTCCAAATGGATAAATGGTGCTGGAAAAATTTGGCATTGAACCTTCAATGGTGGTTATTGAAGACAGGctgtttttccaaaaaaaacatTTGAACAGGAATTGGTATGGATCAGATTACTAGGGATACCTTTATATTTGTGGTCTGATAAGATGTTTAAAGAGATTGAGAAGAAGTACAGTGGGTGGTTAGAAACTGAGGAAGACATATCTTTGAGAAACCATCTCCGATGGACTAGATTAAGAATCGAAGGGCCACCAGATTTTATGCAGTCAACGATACAAGTGGAATTAGAGGAATTGATCTTCAAGACTCCTCTATGGGTAGAAAGAACAGCAATAGTTTGAAGGAAAATGGCCGGAAGGAATTGCAGCGCCGCCAACAATGTGACTCTCAGGTGGTCTGATTTAAGTCTAAGGTCCTCTAGAGAAGATGCAAGACCATTGGGTAATGGGGTCCTTCGGTGGGACAGACTGATAACTTGCAGTTAGAGGAGAACTTGGAGAATGGGGAAAACCCTATGgctaaagaaagaattattgGGTTCAAAATCTAAATCCGATATGACCCCACCTTTGAAGACATATTTTAGAAAAGGAAAGTGTGAAAGGGGAAATAGAGAGACTGGAACTGCACATGGAACCAGTCAGCCAAACAAGTAGTAACTGCCTCCTTGATACTTTCCTGCAATTACCAGTTTTCCAACTGCTATCAGATTAGACTTTACAGTTTTCTAGTTGTTTGTTGTATAGTGTAGACAATATGTATCCTATAAATATCTAGTCAAGATTATTTTTTAGTAGGATTAAATATATGTTTGAATATCAGTTTACTGTTGAGTGTGATGCTTCAGCTGATGGTGTTGGTGCTATTCCACTTCAACAAAGTCATCCTTTAGCCTATTCCAGTAAGGGATTTTCCTTTTCTAATCAGGTTAAATCTAAATAAGATCGTGAGTTATTGGCTTTAGTTCTTGCATTACAAAAGTGGAAGCACTATCTATTGGGTCAGCATTTTGTCGTCAGAACTGATCATTGCAACCTAAAATATTTCCTGAATCAAAGGAGAGGATACCTATTGCTGAACAGCAGTGTTTGTTGATGAAGCTATTGCCATTTGATTTCACTATTATCTATAAAGCAGGAAGTCAAAATAAAGGAGTCGATGTGCCGTCTCCCCGTCTTCAAAATGCTGATCTTTTGACTCTAGCGATGCATGTTTCATTGGATTTTAGCACTTTAAGGGAagcatttgaagttgatccatAAACAAAGCAACTTTTAGATCAACTCTCTGCTGACCTTTCTTCTCATTCGAAACTTTCACTGTCTGCCAGCCATCTTTAACGCAAATCCCGGTTGATAATTGTTGAAATTTGTTTTTAGTTATTGAATTAGATTTAGCAAAATAAGTTGTTTAATTTAagatgaatttgaattttgaatttttgttacATTGTTAGAGTTGTTGAAATATTTTAGGttgttttaaatttcaaatttcaaattatgtagattatgtattttatgttgGCTATTTAAAGCCTCTCAATGCTTAATGAAATTATTGAAAGTCATTTCAATCCATTGAGAGTCATTTTAACCCCATTTTTGTTGCcccatcttttaaaaaaactaacaGTGGTTTCAAGAGCTCTATTGATCTTACGGGATCTATGAGTTCTTTCAAAGAACTATCATACCATTTTTAACCCGTCAGGGCTATTCATCTTAACCCATCAGGTTTATTTTCAATCCGTGTTTTTTTCAACGCACAGGCTATTTTAAaccaattttcaaaaaaaggaTGTCAAGCAGCAGTCTCTCTTTGAatgccaaaaaaaaattcaatgacAAAAACTATTAGATTTGGTCAGTGAAAATGAAATCATATTTTATGGCCTATGCCATATGTGTTGTTGTTATGGAAGAAAAATACTTACAACAACACTTTGTAAATCCTAGAATTGTCCAAATAAAAACACTTTCAAAAGAAGTTCTACACGAGACAATGTCATGGAAGGTGTTTTTAAAGCtcaaaatcaaaagaagaaaaagaaa
This region of Solanum dulcamara chromosome 9, daSolDulc1.2, whole genome shotgun sequence genomic DNA includes:
- the LOC129902182 gene encoding K(+) efflux antiporter 3, chloroplastic isoform X2; this translates as MGLELSLARLKALAKFAFGMGLTQVVLSTLAFTSFELPPNDAIGTKILEFLFHSRPDLVNIRSVDEAVVIGAALSLSSSAFVLQILAEKGELPTRFGSATLGILLLQDIAVVPLLVILPVLETQNLIEESIWPMLAKESLKALGGLGLLSFGGKYIWRRVFEVVAETRSSEAFVALCLLTVAGTSLLTQKLGFSDTLGAFLAGALLAETNFRTQIEADIRPFRGLLLGLFFVTTGTSIDMQLLFREWPNVLSLLAGLIVIKTLIITAIGPRVGLSLQESVRIGFLLSQGGEFGFVVFSLANRLGVLPLELNKLLIIVVVLSMALTPLLNEIGRRASEFVGEKFDNEDRTAEMENFDLSEPVVILGFGQMGQVLANLLSTPLASSDGEELQYVAFDLDPSVVKASTKLGFPVIYGDGSRPAVLQSAGISSPKAVMVMYRGKERTTEAVQRIRLAFPAVPIYARAQDVMHLLDLKKVGATDAILESAETSLQLGSKLLKGFGIMSDDVTFLSQLIRDSMELQAQEVVDKSDNQVSKVMKPLQVRAADFVQGVPTLSTDTTQDLKDRSYSLAAADQSSDDGATLLTDTTQDLRDRSYSLAAADQSSDDGAMLSTDTTQDLRNRSYSLAAADQSFDGGVTLSTDTTQDLRDRCYSLASANQSSDNGESHPSHDLENGEQLFEDDDMESAFPANSRRDGVESDAGEISQQT